The proteins below are encoded in one region of Rhinolophus sinicus isolate RSC01 linkage group LG07, ASM3656204v1, whole genome shotgun sequence:
- the NANOS1 gene encoding nanos homolog 1, whose protein sequence is MEAFHWAPHSPRRGRAPAPMALVPNARYVSAQGPAHPQPFSSWNDYLGLATLITKAVDSEQRFGCASGGDGGSPPSSSSSSCCSPHSGTGPGALGPALGPPDYDEDEDDDSDEPGTGARYLGGALDLRALELCAGPTEAGLLEERFAELSPFAGRAAAVLLGCAPAATATAELAPREERAPAWAAEPRLHAASGAAAARLLKPELQVCVFCRNNKEAVALYTTHILKGPDGRVLCPVLRRYTCPLCGASGDNAHTIKYCPLSKVPPPPAARPPPRSARDGLQGKKLR, encoded by the coding sequence ATGGAGGCTTTCCACTGGGCTCCCCACTCGCCCCGCCGCGGCCGCGCCCCCGCGCCCATGGCGCTCGTGCCCAACGCCCGCTACGTGAGCGCCCAGGGCCCGGCGCACCCGCAGCCCTTCAGCTCGTGGAATGACTACCTGGGGCTCGCCACGCTCATCACCAAGGCGGTGGACAGCGAGCAGCGCTTCGGCTGCGCCAGCGGCGGAGACGGCGGCTCCCCACCGTCTTCGTCTTCCTCGTCTTGTTGCTCTCCCCACTCGGGGACCGGGCCCGGGGCGCTAGGGCCGGCGCTGGGGCCGCCGGACTACGACGAGGACGAAGACGACGACAGCGACGAGCCGGGGACTGGGGCCCGCTACCTGGGGGGCGCGCTGGACTTGCGCGCGCTGGAGCTCTGCGCGGGCCCCACTGAGGCTGGGCTGCTGGAGGAGCGCTTCGCAGAGCTGAGCCCGTTCGCTGGCCGCGCCGCAGCCGTGCTGCTGGGCTGCGCGCCCGCCGCTACCGCCACGGCCGAGTTGGCGCCGCGCGAGGAGCGGGCCCCGGCGTGGGCGGCCGAGCCCCGGCTGCACGCCGCCTCCGGGGCTGCAGCCGCCCGGTTGCTCAAGCCGGAGCTGCAGGTGTGCGTGTTCTGCCGGAACAACAAGGAGGCTGTGGCGCTCTACACCACCCACATCCTGAAGGGACCCGACGGGCGAGTCCTGTGTCCCGTGCTGCGTCGCTATACGTGTCCCCTGTGTGGCGCCAGCGGTGACAACGCGCACACCATCAAGTACTGCCCGCTCTCCAAAgtgccgccgccgcccgccgcgcgGCCTCCCCCACGCAGCGCCAGGGACGGCCTTCAGGGCAAGAAGCTGCGCTGA